Proteins from a genomic interval of Callospermophilus lateralis isolate mCalLat2 chromosome 1, mCalLat2.hap1, whole genome shotgun sequence:
- the LOC143641540 gene encoding uncharacterized protein LOC143641540, with protein MTPHHNEEYSPENGIKYIFHKVISGKYRNFYLDYLQQKKIWKTISESKHQELYQKSGLIHLQRIYTGEKPYKHKQCGKAFSKKNSLIYHRRTHAGEMSYQWAECDKVFKEKSIFIKQSRIHTEKKTYKCKVCGKAFTQISTLICHRRTHTGENPYKESEECGKAFSQKIDLIHHSRTHTRQKAHKCKVCDKVFTQISALICHNRTHTGEKPYKCKECGKAFSQKTGLSRHRRTHTGEKPYKCKECGKAFSQKTHLICHNRTHTGEKPYKCKECGKAFSQKTHLICHNRTHTGEKPYQCKECGKAFNKKAGLICHNRTHTGVKPYKCKVCGKGFSQTAGLICHNGTHTREKAYKCKECGKAFSQKTSLIRHKRTHTEEKAYKCKVCDKVFTQISHLICHRKTHTGEKPYKCNECGKAFTQKTHLIHHNRTHTGEKPYKCKECGKAFSQKTGLIRHRRTHTGEKPYKCKECGKAFSQKTGLIYHNRTHTGEKLYKCKECGKAFNQKSGLICHNGTHTRETAYKYKEFGKTFSQKTSLICHNRTHTEDKAYKCKVCDKVFIQISNLICHSRTHTGDKPYKCNECGKSFTQKIHLVYHSRTHTGEKPYKCKECGKAFSQKIHLIHHSRTHT; from the coding sequence ATGACTCCTCATCACAACGAAGAATATTCACCAGAAAAcggcataaaatatatatttcacaaaGTGATAAGTGGGAAATATAGAAATTTTTATCTTGACTAtttacaacaaaagaaaatatggaaaactatAAGTGAGAGTAAACATCAGGAATTGTATCAAAAATCAGGCCTTATTCACCTCCAAagaatttatactggagagaagccctacaaacataaacaatgtggcaaagcttttagtaaaaaaaatagtcttatttaccacagaagAACCCATGCTGGAGAGATGTCCTACCAATGGGCAGAATGTGATaaagtttttaaagaaaaatcaatcTTTATTAAGCAAAGCAGAATTCACACTGAAAAGAAGACCTACAAATGTAAAGTATGTGGTAAAGCTTTTACTCAAATATCAACCCTTATATGCCATAGaagaactcatactggagagaatcCCTACAAAGAAAgtgaagaatgtggcaaagcttttagtcaaaaaatagacctaattcaccacagcagaactcacactagaCAGAAGGCTCACAAATGCAAAGTATGTGacaaagtttttactcaaatatcagcccttatttgccacaacagaactcacactggagagaagccctacaaatgtaaagaatgtggaaaagcttttagtcaaaaaacAGGCCTTAGTCGCCAcaggagaactcacactggagagaagccctacaaatgtaaagaatgtggaaaagcttttagtcaaaaaacacaccttatttgccacaacagaactcacactggagagaagccctacaaatgtaaagaatgtggaaaagcttttagtcaaaaaacacaccttatttgccacaacagaactcacactggagagaagccctaccaatgtaaagaatgtggaaaagcttttaATAAAAAAGCAGGCCTTATCTGCCACAACAGAACTCATACTGGagtgaagccctacaaatgtaaagtatGTGGAAAAGGTTTTAGTCAAACAGCCGGCCTTATTTGCCACAATGGAACTCACACTAGAGAGAaggcctacaaatgtaaagagtgtggcaaagcttttagtcaaaaaacAAGCCTTATTCGTCACAAAAGAACTCACACTGAAGAGAAGGCCTACAAATGCAAAGTATGTGacaaagtttttactcaaatatcacaccttatttgccacagaaaaactcacacaggagaaaagccctacaaatgtaatgaatgtggcaaagcttttactcAAAAAACACACCTTATTCACCAcaacagaactcacactggagagaagccctacaaatgtaaagaatgtggaaaagcttttagtcaaaaaacAGGCCTTATTCGCCAcaggagaactcacactggagagaagccctacaaatgtaaggaatgtggaaaagcttttagtcaaaaaacAGGCCTTATTTACCACaatagaactcacactggagagaagctctacaaatgtaaagagtgtggcaaagcttttaatcaaaaatcTGGCCTTATTTGCCACAACGGAACTCATACTAGAGAGACGGCCTACAAATATAAAGAATTTGGAAAAACTTTTAGTCAAAAAACAAGTCTTATTTGTCACAACAGAACTCACACTGAAGACAAGGCCTACAAATGCAAAGTATGTGACAAAGTTTTTATTCAAATATCAAATCTTATTtgtcacagcagaactcacacaggagacaagccctacaaatgtaatgaATGTGGCAAATCTTTTACTCAAAAAATTCACCTTGtttaccacagcagaactcacactggagagaagccctacaaatgtaaagaatgtgggaaagctttcagtcaaaaaatacaccttattcaccacagcagaactcacacttga